GAAACAAAAAGGTTAGCCTCTGACTTTCTATACAAATTCTGATTCATTGATTaacaaattttaatttgttttctgACTTTTTATACAAATTCTGATGGCTAATTGCAAAAAGGGTACCATTAACCAGTAGTCTTATCGGATATCAACCAGCTATTTTACCAATAAACTACCAGGCAATTGCGACCATGGAGGCAAAGATCTTTTATATAATGGTGGAAGATCGGCATCAGTTAATAATGTTCTTAGCCGACAAAATGTTTACTTGATAGCATGGCTTAGATGCATCAAAGCAACTACACTGGTGGCAAATTAAAACTTTTGTCTAGAAGATAGAATGGGCTTGGCTGGAGATGCTGCATTCTTCTTTCCTGAAATACAGTCACATGTCAATTGTACAGAATAGGATAGCAAGGACTGGCCATATTTGGAGAGTAGTTAAGGGACTACTTCATCGTCAGTGATGGAGTGGAGATTGACGGTGAAGTGCAGCAAGCGACAGGCTCAGGCTCATGCCAAGCAAACAAGGATGGGGCCAAAGTGTGTTGTGCTCGACTGGACACGACACCCTAAGGAATCATGTTGCGCTCAATCTGACACGACACCCTTATGAAGTATGCGGTGCTCAATTTTTACACGACTTTTAAATAGGTCGAACGGGCTCATACTATGCCTGAACCAGACACATCCATTGACCTAACCTTTGTGGCAATCAATCACCTTTTGTCAATCCAATCAGATTTGTGCCGGACCAAATTAGAATAAAAATTCACTAGACTAATTGTTTTTAACCCATTAATATCTCTAAGATTACATTTTTTTTATGCGTGGAATGAAACATATGCAGATGGACCAACGGTGATAAGAAGGTGGTCTAAAACGATGTGAAGGACCTGTAGAACCAggaaaaacaattgaattttaacTTGAATCAACTTTAGAACCATGAAAAATCGCCTTTAAGCGAGTAATCAGTGACTCTTTAAGTTTATTGTTCGAAATCAAGAGGGAAGAGAGTCCAGAGCATGGATCAAATTGGTCAACCGAtactgaaattattttaaaagtgttCGCGTGCAtggatttttaatttcaaaaacagAATGATTCAGCAAAAACAGGACCCCATCAAATTTTCTAACTTTTCTTGCTCATCTTTAGAGTTGCGATTGCCACTGAATCAGGAGACACTACCTCCGCTCATAGAACAACCTCAATGGCGAAATAATTAGGATCGCAGGGAGAGAacaagaagaggaaaccaagTTGTCCACTGTCCACCATGGACGGCTAAAACTTCCAGCCTCTCTCTGGGCCACCTGTTATTTCCTACTCTGTCTAagcaaccgaaaagctcaagtGCTGTGGTGGGTTGCCCCACTTGGAACTTTCTAAGAAACTTAATAGATGTATTTATCATCATCATGATAATAATCATAATCGTAATCATCTTCTAATTAGTGTTTGAAGCCCTTTAATTGGTTTAGTCTTGGACGTTTCAGGCCCTACAAGCCTATCTCCACCTTCACTGTGCCCTGCTCATATCTCTTTACAGTCTCATTAAAAAGGACCAAGACGTGGAAGAAAGCAGAGGCAAACTTGAAAACAAAGCTCCTGCTATCGAATCCTTATTTGATGGAAAGTGAAGCAGAGATGGTCATGAACAAGAGATCGCCGCCCAGTTCCAGGTTTAGGAGGGTGTGCGTCTTCTGCGGCAGTAGCTCCGGCAAGAAAGAAAGCTATCGGCTTGCTGCTATCCAACTCGGCCATGAATTGGTCAGTACTCCTTTTACCAATTATATTATCAATTCCATCATCACAGGACCGGTAGGATGGTTTCTCAGAGTTGCTCTGTTTGTGAACCTCTGCCAGGTGCAAAGGAACATAGATTTGGTGTACGGTGGGGGAAGTGTAGGCCTCATGGGCCTCGTTTCTCAAGCTGTTCACGACGGCGGCCGACATGTTTTAGGGTTACaatctctcttctctttctctcgtTTGTTCTATAAACTGTGATAACGAATTGCTACTTGTTATATTTCGCAGAGTGATTCCAAGAACTCTGATGCCAAGAGAGGTACTTCAAGTTCAATAGGATTTAAAATTTTGTCGAGGAAATAGTTTAAAGGGAGCGTGATGTTGCAGATAACAGGGGTGACAGTGGGCGAGGTGAGGGCAGTCTCAGGGATGCATCAGAGGAAAGCGGAGATGGCCCGCCAAGCTGACGCCTTTATAGCGTTGCCTGGTGAGCACTGTGCTACTTAGAATTATTAGCTGCTGCTCGACAGATCTGCACGGTGCGTGTAATTTAGAAATCCACTGTTAATTTGATGTCATTAATTAGGTGGCTACGGAACGCTGGAAGAACTCCTTGAGGTCATCACCTGGGCTCAGCTCGGGATCCACGATAAGCCTGTAACATTAACCATTAAAGCTAATGACTATTCGAGATCCATGGATGAAGAGCAATTGGTTAAACCACGGAAATTAATGGCAGGTGGGTTTGCTGAACGTGGACGGCTACTACAACTCGTTGCTCTGCTTCATCGACAAGGCGGTGGACGAGGGGTTCATCGCGCCGGCGGCGAGGCACATCATCATCTCTGCGCCGACTGCTCACGAGCTATTGTCCAAGCTCGAGGTATCAAGATTTTGTTTTTTcttcccccccaaaaaaaaacaaaaaacaaaaatggGGATGAAAAAAATGGAAATCGTGAGCTTAATGCAGCGAACCATTCATGCAGGAGCACGTGCCGATGCAGGATGGAGCTGCACCGAAGCTTAGTTGGGAGATGGAACACCTGGGGCACTCGACAACATTGGACATTTCGCGTTGACCAAAAAAACCTgcaaaaagttttcttttttctattttttttcttgatgTAATATTGCTAATGTCGACACGGAAGCAATTAATTAAGTAGGTCTGATAATGATCAGTGTGCAAGCTTTGGATTAAATTGGGATGCAGATTTTGAATCCATCCATCGTGTCCTGTCCTCGTCGTTCTGTTGACTTTTGACCTTTCAAACCCACGATTTGCTCGTAGATCCTCCTTACGTGGGGCAACAAGATTTGACGCTGCTCTCTCTGCTTTGTCGGTAATCTTTTTTTAACACAATTtactttttggatttttttttttaaatgaaaagcGTGGAGATATTATCTCTTCCGGAGCGTAGTTTTCATGGCTGTCTCAATTAAGAAACATGAGATGATGCAGAGTGCCCGagcatgccatccttctcacctACTGCTGGAAATTTATTGGTAgcgttttaaaatatattaacaaGCGTATTAAAAGGGAGAAGCTGGATTGCGTGATGAGTGCAAATTGGCGGAAACTGAAGGGAAAGTGCACTGAATTTGTGAACGGAATAATTCTGCACTTGTTGGATTGCGAGGAAGTATGATGAGGTGATGGAGACGG
This window of the Zingiber officinale cultivar Zhangliang chromosome 3B, Zo_v1.1, whole genome shotgun sequence genome carries:
- the LOC121967594 gene encoding cytokinin riboside 5'-monophosphate phosphoribohydrolase LOG1-like, whose protein sequence is MESEAEMVMNKRSPPSSRFRRVCVFCGSSSGKKESYRLAAIQLGHELVQRNIDLVYGGGSVGLMGLVSQAVHDGGRHVLGVIPRTLMPREITGVTVGEVRAVSGMHQRKAEMARQADAFIALPGGYGTLEELLEVITWAQLGIHDKPVGLLNVDGYYNSLLCFIDKAVDEGFIAPAARHIIISAPTAHELLSKLEEHVPMQDGAAPKLSWEMEHLGHSTTLDISR